TGTTGCTGCCCTTTGGGTGTGCACAGGGTAAACTCTGCTCCTTTGTAATGCTGTCGCACCCCATTTTCGAACTAGTCGAAATAGTTCGCAACGTAAAGGTTCGAGAAATTGGATCGGGAATTTTTTCTTCAACTGGCTGCAACACTCTTGCTGTCCTTAGCCTTTTAGACAATTGGGCATAATGCTCGGCAATGGGTGTGTAGGTGTGAGTATTCCTCGCTTCGAGATTTGGACGTGGTCTTGGCGGATATGCATATCTGGTCTATTTTAGTGGATTGGTGCTTGGATTGGGACATGTGGTCTTGGTATGCTGGTGCTTGGGGTGCATTATAGTGTGGTTGGGTATTATATACTGGGTACGAGACGTATGGGGTATGTGCAACAATTTGGGGGTTGTTGGGGTATCGGTGGGATGGTCCTCCGTGTTGGTAAGTGATGGTTGAAACATCCTCCTTTCTCTTCTTGACGCCATCAATGAAGCCTGATTGTATAGCCTTACTTGCAGCTTGCAATGTGGCCATGGATTGAATTTTACCAGATTTGATGCCTTCCTCTACAAAGTCCCCCATCTTGACCAATTCTGTAAACTTTTGGCCCATCATCGACATCATCTTGTCAAAGTAGATATCTTCTTGAGCTCGGATAAAGTACTTCGAGAGCTCATTCTCATCCAGTGGTGGTTGAAACCTGGAGGCCTCGGTTCTCCAACATCATGCATACTCCTGGAAGTCCTCAGATGGTTTCTTCTGTATGTTGGCCAAGGAGAACCTGTCCGTAGTGATTTTGGTATTAAATCTAAAACGATTCATGAAATCCTCAACCATTTCCTGCCAGTTACGAGGATCATGGCGCGTATACCAAGTCAATGCTTCTCCAGACAAACTTCGGATGTACAACTTTATCCTTAGCTTCTCGTTTCTCCCTACACCAACTAACTTGTCGCAGTATGCCCTCAAATGCGCATGAGGGTCACCCTTCCCATCAAATATAACAAACTTTGGTGGCTTGTACCCTACTGGTATATCAATGTCGGGATGAATGCATAAGTCATCAAAATCTAGGCTTTTTGTTCCCCTAGTGACTTGTAAGCTCGCTCTTCAACGCCTTCTTAGACCATGAAGTTGGGCGTTTATCGACTCATCTTCTTTCGACTGGGCATCCTTCTCCATCTATGCATATTGATCAACCTTATACGCGACCTTGACCATAGCTGGCGTCACGAAAATAGGAGCTTCAACGGCATATACAGGTGGCACATATGGCTCATAAAGAGCAGCGACGTGTGCCCCAAATATTTGATGTGTTGTTGGGTAGGTAGGTATGGTGGGTTTTTGAGAAAGAAGGTCAGGAGCAGTCCTGATTGTAGATGGAGGAGTTAGTGGGGCTTGACCATGAGCAGGAGCATGTTGGGTTTGTTTAGGCAAATTTGGTAAATCGGCAGAAGGCAAGTCACTTCTTGAAAAGTAGATAGGCGTCTTGAAAGTTGGGAAAGTAGTAAATGAGACTTGGCCAAACTTCCGGCTAGGGGTGCTTATCGGGCGGATCGGACGGATTATTATGTTTAACGGTTTGACTTAACGGTTATcggcttttaaaagtactaatccactagccaacctataagatatcggttggtTCGGTATCGGATTAGCAATTATCGGACGGTTATCGGGCGGTGTATCGGTGGTATGGTAACATGTAAAGGAAAGACAAACAACAAAAAGTAGTCAAATGAAAATGACATACACAAGGGTTATCAACAAATTCTTAAACAGTGAatgaaatcaattcaaataaattaaggaaATTTAACTGTGAACCAAGTGGAGCAGCAATACAAATCCAACgttgttaaaaaaaaacatcacatatattcatatatcttAAATGCAGAAACAAAAGCTAATCTAAATAGATCACCAACACGTGATTTTTAGAAgataaaatgatagaaaataatataatgaaataatgGAGGACAAGATCAGTGAGAAaccaataataaaagaataaagacAATTTAACAATGCATAACTTATTTgaggattaaaaaaaattagtaaacTAGTCACTGAAAATAGACTtggacaaaaataataaaattaaactaTAACAAATATAATCCAGAATATCTAGATAAACACAaatcttagaaaataaatacatatttataATATCCCAACGGCGCATAGCCTGTTGTTCGCCGGAGTTTGGAGCCACAACGTTTCTGTTGACATCTTGGAGACCAATCAATGCTCAAGCAACATCAAACtagtttaaattatttcaaGCCACCGTGGCAGTCAAGAAGAGTACACAGTATACACAACTTAACACTACACTGAGCTTTGAGAGAGAATGAGAGAATAGAGATGAGACAGAGGGCAACTGGCAAAGTGGCACTCTGAATCTCTTATACTCTTATTTAGGTTTAGGGAAAATTATGTTTAGTAATTAGTTGCTGAGTATACTTTAAATGGGCTTGGCCTGTTTAATTAAATGAGTTTGGCctattgaggcttattttagatttataaattataattatcatacatattttatatgtttagggataaaaatatagtaaaatataataaattcttaacgggttaatggtttacccaataacaaaattgagtaatccgttCCCCACACCGATAAGctgttaattataaaatttaaatccattCCCCACCCGTTAATCCGATAACTCAATACCAATataccaataagccaataagccaattttgcggTTGGATTATCGGTAGCGGACGGTTTTGAACAGCCCTACTTCCGGCTACTACTTTCCCAACTTTCAAGATGCCTATCTACTTTTCAAGAAGTGACTTGCCTTCTGCCGATTTACCCAATTTGCCCAAACAAACCCAACATGCTCCTGTTCATGGTCAAGCCCCACAAGCTCCTTCATTTGCAATCAGGACTGCTCCTGACCTTCCTACTCAAAAACCCACCATACCATACCTACCTACCCAACAACACATCAGATATTTGGGGCACACGTCACCACTCCTTATGTGCCACCTGTCTATGCCGTTGAAGCTCCTATTTTCACGATGCTAGCTATGATCAAGGTCCCGTGGGAAGTTGATCAATATGCAGAGATAGAGAAGGATGCTCAGTCGAAAGAAGATGAGTCGATAAACGCCCAACTTCATGGTCTAAGAAAGGCGTTGAAGAGCTTACAAGTCACTAGGGGAACATAAAGCCTAGATTTTGATGACTTGTGCATTCATCCCGACATTGATATGCCAGTAGGGTACAAGCCACCAAAGTTTGTGATATTTGATGGGAAGGGTGATCCTCGTGTGCATTTGAGGGCATACTGCGACAAGTTAGTTGGTGTAGGGAGAAACAAGAAGCTAAGGATGAAGTTGTACATCCGAAGTTTGTCTGGAGAAGCATTGACTTGGTATACGCGCCATGATCCTCGTAACTGGCAGGAAATGGCTAAGGATTTCATGAATCACTTTAGATTTAATATCGAAATCACTACAGACAGGTTCTCATTGGCCTAACATACAAAAGAAACCATCTGAGGACTTCCAAGAGTATGCACTACGTTGGAGAACCGAGGCCGCCAGGGTTCAACCACCAATGGATGAGAATGAGCTCTCGAAGTACTTTATCCGAGCTCAAGAAGGTATCTACTTTGACTAGATGATGTCAATGATGGGCCTAAAGTTTGCAAAATTAGTCAAGATGGGGGACTTAGGAAGGCATTAAATCTGATCAAATTCAATCCATGGCCTCATTGCAAGCTGCAAGTAAGGCTATGCAATCAAGCTCCATTGGTGGCGTCAAgatgagaaagaaggatgtTTCAACCATCACTTACCAACACGGAGGACCATCCCACTGATACCCCCAAATTGTTGCACATACTCCTTACGTCTCGTACCCAGTATATAATACCCAAGCACACTATAATCCACCCCGAGCACCAGCATACCAAGACCACATGCCTCGGTCCAAGCATCACTCCACCAGAATATAGCACCACTCCACCAAAATAGATCAGAATATACGCCAAGACCACGTCCAAATCTCGAAGCGAGGAATACTCGCACCTACACACCCATTGCCGAATCTTATGCCCAATTGTTTGAAAGGCTGATGACAGCGTGGGTGCTGTAACCAGTTGAAGGAAAACTCCCCAATCCAATCCCTCGCAACTTCATGTTGCGGACTATTTTGACCAGTTCGAAAATAGGGTGCGACAGCTTGGTGTCTCTGCTGCGGAATCCAAAAGAAAAATGGGAGAGTCGTTAAGTGGCGAAAATCCGGTAGGCAAAGCTCAAATCCGGCGGTTTTCGAGACTTCTCCTCTTTTCCGAGGCTAGAGTAGATGAAGCCTTTTGGCAGCCATAAAACAAGGGATGTGAGGGTGATGGTTAGTGGTGGTAGAAAAGGTGATGGGACGGCgtagggtggtgtagtggctgCCATTTTGGTTGTGagaaaagaagatgaagaaggcTAGGTTTTGAGTGTGATTTTGGGGAAATTGGAAGTGAGGGAGAAGATGGGTTGCTTGGGAAGAGAGAAAGAAACGTTGGGATGGAGAATCTGACTTTGGAGAAGAGCGTTGGGGCAGTGCTTTGATTTTGGGAATAGTTGTCTGATTCTCCGATTGTTTGATCAGAcggttaatatatatatatacacatatatataaaagagaaaaagctGAATTAATTATAACCATTGGATTATATTGAAGGGTTGAGATTAAATCTAAAGAAGCACAATCCATGTGCTTGCCTATGTGGCACACATGGATTGACTGATTTTGGGGGACTTGGATTGCCAAGTTTTTTGCTTAATTTAGCCCATTTAAATTATAacccttttatttattaaatagtcataattgaataaattgaaaataattatttttttgcaagattaatttattggacaaaatttggtcattctaaaaaatgaaattgataTAAATTAGTagctcattaattaattaattaagcttcctaattttgaataatagtcgaaaaatatttattttaacaatAGAAAAATGTATTTAATTGAAAAACGATTTAACCCTTAAGAATGATATTTACCTTGtataaatttctcaaaaatgttAAAACAGGTagcaaatatttatatatatatttttatataggaaataatatttatgaaaaaaaatgacCGGATGAAATGAGaaagtttatcaaaaaaaaatatttttattttttttaaaaaaactttattattattattatatttacggaagcttaattaattaaatatggagagccaaaattgggtgtcaacaatagCTCGCAAACCACACAGGAGAGATAAACTGCACTAGGCAAGCCCCGTGCGATGAGGTCGACCCAGAAGGCCAACGTCCTGCTGTCACATGCAAGGGGTTGCTCTTGTATTTTTCACTAAATTCATTTTGTTTGACTCGTTTTGTCCTTTTTATATTCATCTACCACCACTCCACCGCTGAGAAACTCTACAATTACAGTCTCAATCTCACCATTGCAAATACACGATGAAGGTGAGGGATGTCAATTTTGGAAAATCACAAGAaaccggggggggggggggatctCGATTTTAGCATATTGGAGAAGCCATGGCTGATTTAGACAGGTCAAAGTGCTGGGTGAAGCTCTCTTCTTCGGCGAATATGGCTTCCAGCTTTGGTGGCAATGTTGAGCGACGATGTTGTGATGGAAAACTAGGAAATTAAATTGATACTagaaaatattcataaagaacagagaaaaaaatctaaaagaaaaaagaacaataaaatttaaaaccgggaaaattaatatttaataaaagaaATGTTTCTAAAAAGTGTTTAATCTTGTTTTGTTTCTTACTCTCCTTGAGAAAGTGAAATGTACTCTCTTTGCCACCTCAGCTATTAGGGAGGTAataattcaatttcaaaatagttCAGGGAGGTCATAGGAAAGAAAAGGTgtgtaattgacaattttgataTAGTTTGAGTGTGTTTTATGTCTTTTCCCGTGCTTTTAATGTAAAGGAAATGAGCGAATGATGTGGTTGCCAAAGGTCGAGTTAATGATGTGGTTGATGAAGTTCTATAAGTTAATTGAAGAATTGCAAACTTTTCCCTCTTTCTTATCCCTTAAAAGTGGCTTATTCTTAGGGTGCCAATAAGGATAACCATAAATAAAGTATATTAATTAGTCATGATAATGAACTTAGGGACCACCTAATGTGTTTTTTTGATTGATTTGTTGGGAGACACTTCATACAAGTGGTTTACCATAAGTAGAGAATCTTAAGTtctaaacaaaaatattattctcTACGACTAGTGCAAGGAGCGCACATTCTTCATTGCCTTCACAATGAACAATTTAGGTCGTTTCAGGAGTAGTCTTTCATTGGGAGTTTGCAGGATATTGTTGTATCTGTGCAGAAGATCCTCCAAGGACACAGCTGGAAATTTTAAGTCAGTTTCTCTTCAATTTCTTGCTATGTTTGCTCTTCATCAAACATGGAAAAGTCTAGATTTTACTGAACATATCTTTTTGGAAAGTTAATGAGGAACATGGATTATTAAGTTTATAGCCCTTGTTGAATCTTGATTAAGTTGCCCCTAGGGCTTAGTTCAAGTGGCAAAGGTTGAGGGACTTGTGATGTAGACTAGATTTTTGAGCCCTCCGCCATGTGAACTAAGCCTAGTATTTAAGTGGAGAGGTGTATAGAGGCGGACCATTATCCAGAGTTTCAAAGGTTGAGGTAGGTTTGCCCCAGACAGAATTTcggtaaaaagaaaaagaaaagtatcTATAAGGTGATGTCTTTAAAATGAGTGCAAGGCATGTTCCAGATTAATTTATCCTAACGATATTTTTAATGTTGAACGTGGTTAATTGCTGCTCTTTTGGGGCTTCTGCTCAATCAGAATATCTTCTCTTTCATACTGAAAAAAAAACGAATTCTTTTTGTTGTTGAGAATAGAGAACATACTCTGTTGTCATTATAGCATAACTGATAGTTGTCAGGCCACGTGCATGGAGGGAATGATCTTACAGATTTTATTTCCTAGGAAGTGGCGTAGGTGGGAGGTGCTGAATTCTTGTTTGCATAATGACACCTTTCAACAATGGTTACCCAGGTGTGGATCACTGGATTGGGGTTTAACTCTAAATAACTCTCATGAAAAAGATGGGCACCATGTGGGGTGTTGAACATAGAAGCTAGGGAGGTTAGCAGAAACCTGGTTTGCAAGAATAGTGGTTTTCGGGTGTATATAGGAAAAAGGGAAGACGGAGTAGTTTTGACCTTGAGATGTGTTGGCTGACATTGGCTATTCCCCGACAGatgtatttttgtttttattttcagCAGATAAGTATATAATTGTCGTAAGAGAGCATGAAGTATAATTTTTTCCATCATTAGTTAAGATGTGGGAGAGATGTAAAATTTTCCTGGAGCCTGCTTCTTTTATTCTGATTTGCATCTTTTCCTGCCAGAAGGGGAGATTATGGAGCATAACTTTAGACTTTTGAGGGTTAGATCTTTAGCGTAGGACCTGAATCACACCCCTCTTGTCCCTAATTTCGGATAGCTCTTCCTTCTTGCTATCCCCTTATGAACATCAAAGTTTCTAGCACTACCTTATCCACAGAGAATAAAAATTGTCGCTAGGAAGGAACAAAGATACTCACTAGTCAGTATCCGATGCTTGCATGGGGAAAAAGCTTTTGGTTATTTGTTCGGAGGAGGTTATGCGAGTTGCTTTTGACAACATAGGTTTTGTCATTGTGCAACATAAGTTGTTTTGAATATGGTATTAATTAGTAATAATTGTATGTTTATCATGTAGGAGTTTGGGCTGATTGACAAGAAGGAACTGGCTCCACTCCAAGAGATTATAGAATCCATCATCGTCCCATACTGAACGACATGATATTTCATTGTGCTGCTAAAGCTGGAACTAAATAGTGTAATGTAATAAAGTTTCTTGTGGTCATCCAAAGTGTATAGCCTCAGCTGACAATTTGAAGTGTTTGTGAATGTATAATGGTTGTAGTTTTTTCTATATTGCTTTCAAGCAAAGCCTTTTGTGTATGACTAAATGAAGACCAAACCGATAGAAGCTAGACAAaactatgtttttttttttgttttgtggtTGCTCTAATGAGTAATGATCATCAAGGGGTTAAATGTTTATGGTTAATGCTGTTGGAGCCGAGGGTTTATCAGAAACAACTTAACTTTTCTATCTCACAAAGATAGAGGTAAGATTTGTATTCACCGCACTCTTCCGAATTCCATTTGTGGGTTGTGGTTTGTTGTTGGTGATATTAACTGATGTggtttgatttttatttattttttaccttCAAGTATCACGAAgccattaatttttttaatttttttttttgtaattgacTGAGTATCATGGAAAGTCACTTACCGTAAAAAAAGGACATTTCTTTCACCAAAATTCGATAACATTTAGTGATTATTACAAAATATTGTTTGGCCATCATCTAAATAATTAGGTAAAGAACGTCGTATTCTATAAAGGATAGTTTTAACGACTTTGATACGATCTTTTGTGTGATATTATTTTCAAGACGGGGGGTGTATTTGGTgtgaaagattttttttttaatacttatGGGCCCTTCTTCCTATAATTTGGGTCTATACAAAGCATTTGACTTTAGTGTACCATTCTCTGCTTTCGAGGAAGTGACAAATACGGCTCCAATTGCATTCACATTCATTACCGTAGGAATTGTGTTCCAGTTTTGACGTATATGAAGAAGTGTGGTTTGTTCGAGAAATTTTTACCTTTTTATCTATGTCTGAGATgcttgaatttttcaaaactccATGGACATGTAGAAGATAAATGCTATCTCCATTCAGATCAAGACAGAACTTCACTTGTTCAAATAACAATTAAGATGAAGTAGGATCAGAAATAATGAATTTTCGTGGATAAGTTTAAAATACTCTCTTAATTTCGAGGAGTTTTGATCGTTTAAGTTATTAAAAGTAAGCACTTTGATTTTCAACAAATACGGATAACGTTTGATTGTTAAATTTGACGaaattatgaaaaagaagaaatgatTCACTAGAgtctaattaattatttcttgtTTCTCCACATAAGTCAACATTGTTTTAGGGATACAGATGACCATtggattattttaattataaaaaaatagctATTCGatatatgaatatgtatatTTGGGTATATTCATGTATagaatgtatcataatatatatttagtgTATATATATCTCATGTATGagtaatttatattgtatagttattatatattttttatgacttttgacaagctatattgtatagtcactatatattttctatgattttggctattttttatataaataaaacatgactatatttattataaactaattaatttattatatatatatatatatttgaaattgtcccttTTTTAATTCACTTACAATAAATATAAAGAAAGCAAAATACCtcagagttttttttttttaaaaaaaaattaataaaaaaactgATTACCATATCCATTGGACCCGAGAGAAATGTTACAAGTTATTTTGTAAATGTAATTTACCACAATTGGTCAAATTTATTTGTGCTTGGTCCATAGTTATCAGCAACTATACCTTGATTAAAGTAACAATACAACAATAGTCTTTTTTTCAATGTCAGACTGACACTTACCAGGCTAGACAAATGAATCATTTAAGAGCAACATGCTAAATATGCTCATTTAAAAGCCTTTCCCTATCCAAAGAACATGTTACAAAAATGGCTAATACTACTAAGTATggttgtacagggcaaatcgataaaccgcaccaaactgACAAATCGAATCAAaacggaaaaaaaacccgactagtgatTTGATTTaacttgatttggtgtttgaaaaaaaaacccgaccattatagggttggtttggttttaactaaaaagaGTCAAACCgtgttgtgcctccatcttatatgttgatattttgtactagagctctttttaagaagcactgctctgtgttttttattagatactatgaaaaacccgagaaatccgaaaaaacccgaaaaacccgagaaaaattgatatcgaaaaacccgacttttattggtttggtttggtttatagatttaataacccgacacaaatggtttggtttgatttgtaaaaaatctgaaccaacccgatccatgtacacccGTACTACTGAGTACTGTCAATGTCCCTAACCATCAAGAGGCACATGAGAATTCCTAATATCTGAATGACCAGTCTCTGAAGCTGCAAAACCATAAGCTCCAGCAGTGGCAGCAAGGACAACAAAaatcatggagaaaaattggaagTTTGCTAGCAACTCTCCTCGAACTTCGCTATCTTCTGAACGACACATGACATCGTTCCCCTTGAGCTGGCAACCCTCTGGCATCATAGGACCATACAGAGTGAATGCAGTTTGATAGAACCAGAGGCCTTGGAGTGCTACAGAAATGCCGCTAGCCAAGTCAATAGGGAAACTCGTGGGCATAAGAGCTCCAGCGATAGTCGTCAATATGCAGAGGCCTATGAGGAGGACAAGGATGAGGTGATAGTACCCTTCGAGGCCTTTGTGGGTTGTGGAGTGGAAAAAGAACAAGAAATACTCTGCAGAGAATGCTGTGGCAGCGATCAAGCACAGAGCTCCTTCAGGCAAGGGAAGAAAACTGAAAGCAAATATTATCGAGTTAAAGACTGATGGAATGGAAGATCCAAGACAAACAGATCATatacacaaaaatattcaaagttAGGCAAGATAGTTCTAATATATTCCCACACAATTGAGTGTAgcatagataactcaagaagaTTAATACAAGTTGAAAGTAGGACAACTCGTGTTGGAACTTACCTCCCCAAGAAATTGTAAGGTATTAATCATGTGCTTAAAGCAATGAACGTATGTAGTTGCTACATTTAGATTTTCCCTCCCTCACCAAATGATTGTGAATAATGCAAAGTTCCAGTTTTACTTGGTAAAGGGTATGCAAACTGTAATCCCACTCTGAATATTTCCTGAACTGCTGGAAATAAGTTAACTATAAGAGTTCCAACACATTGCATGATAGCACAACTAATTCATGTTTATCTTGTCTAAACTGATTCTTATCAGGCTTTAAAAACAAGTGTGATAAGGTTGATGACgggtaattttttttctttatgttgATTTCATATAAAAACTgattccaaaacatgtttaggAGCATGATTTCCAAGGATTACATGAAGTAGTATGCAATCTAGAGAATTCATACCCCTGTTCTGTCGGCCAGCAAGAAAGATGGTAATGAATTATTGATGTGGGCGGAAGAAACACCAAATATCATCAATTTAACATACACACAGTATTCATCTTACATGTATTAGTTCATCCAGAAACTTTAGATGAGTCATGTGATTGTAATAATACGTTTTCAAGTAGAAGCATGTTCATTGACTTGCAGACTCAAGTCTCATTCTTCATATCGATTCTAGAACTTGTGAATGGGACTACTCATTTCAAGAACGTATTATCCTTCTAGAGGATTAACAAAGCAAGAATTGACTTCTTTTCTTGAGCATGGCTCAGTTTTGGTTCCAACTAATCAAATTTTAACACGATATATGACTAAATTCAGACTTGCAGTTCCTACAACTGCCAGTGCAAGCTCTTTAGTTCAGCCAGTTTCCAAGTACTTGTTATACCTAACTGGTACCACGCTTATCTTGCTAGAAGAATGTGTTACCATGCCTGTTTTGACTGCTTCCCTTTAACTTTGAAGGGTTACTATTGCTTAAGACTAGAAATGCCTAAAGATGTGGATGTCTAGTAACAggaaaagagaaataaaaaggaaagtGGATGGAGTATCCATAGGACAAATCAAGAAAGGGCAGTTACAAGACTGGAATTTCGTCATTTTCCTTGGGAGAAGAGAGGAAAACCACCTATATTTGCTTGGAATCTGTCATTTCCACTTTTGTTATGGGGATGGTGGAACAGTCTTCCTCAAACAGGACTTACATgcatataattatttcaaaggTATGGTTACTTGATTTGCAGTAACCCAACTTGACAATATATGAATTACTTGACAAAATTTAGATCATAGTTCTTGAGAAAATTGTATAAACAactatattgatgcctaaaaAAGAACTATGCAGTGTGTATGAAGTTCCAATAAATTCTAACTAGGCTGAAGAACTCAATGTACTTCCATATATATGCCGAGAACATGCAGTGTATACGAAGTTCCAATAAGTTCTAACTAGGCTGAAGAACTCAATGTACTTCCCTAAATATGACGAGAACACTAAAagtaaaaacaaaaaatgatTACAATAGGATATTGGACACTCATTCAATCTTCTGTTCATCTTCACATACAAAGAAAGAAGGTTCTATGTATAAGTTCTTTACAAATAGAAAAGTCAGAGCCCATGTCCCTATCAGTAAATAATTATTAGAAATcaatcaaatttataatttcacTCAACCTTCTATCATATCAAGCACCATATCTAGCAACTTCACAATTCACTTGTGATGATAGAGAAGGAAAAAGAGTTGGCAAGTATTAACTTTATGGTTcagcatcacaagtcaaaaaAAGTACTAGGTTGAACATGTGAACAGTTGATTTCCACAAGATCAAAAACTAATTAGAAGAGCAATTGTCTAAATCTTTTCACTTCTACACTAACATATAATCTAAAAAAATACCCTTAGGCCAACAAGCACCAAAGTCAAGAAGATTGTAAATCAGGAAAACTAACCTTGTTTTCTCTGAAAGTAGCACAATCAAACCGAAGATGACGAACATGAGAAGCATTCCAGAATGCTCAAAGTTATTCATATGAGTAGGATTCAAAACCCCATGAACGAGAAGTTTGAGGTGGGTCGAATAGAAGAGCTCAATACAGAAATCAATAAAACCTCCAATTGCTATGACATAAAGTTCCAAATATTTCAGCTTCCCATCAAAACCTGGAACAGGGCTCCAAACCCTTACCCTGAATGACTTGGGATTTGATGAATACCTAACCAGAGCAGACCATATATGCCACACACCAATCACAAGAAACAGTGTTCCAGGAAGAACATGCCCAGGAAAAGAACCCATCTTTTCTTGCACAACCAAGAAAAGCTCTACCAAAGAGTTTCAACAAAATTCAAGATTGACCCAATTCTTGA
The genomic region above belongs to Solanum dulcamara chromosome 5, daSolDulc1.2, whole genome shotgun sequence and contains:
- the LOC129889611 gene encoding uncharacterized protein LOC129889611; the encoded protein is MGSFPGHVLPGTLFLVIGVWHIWSALVRYSSNPKSFRVRVWSPVPGFDGKLKYLELYVIAIGGFIDFCIELFYSTHLKLLVHGVLNPTHMNNFEHSGMLLMFVIFGLIVLLSEKTSFLPLPEGALCLIAATAFSAEYFLFFFHSTTHKGLEGYYHLILVLLIGLCILTTIAGALMPTSFPIDLASGISVALQGLWFYQTAFTLYGPMMPEGCQLKGNDVMCRSEDSEVRGELLANFQFFSMIFVVLAATAGAYGFAASETGHSDIRNSHVPLDG